The genomic stretch CAGGCTCGACCTCTCCCGCTTCCATCCCGATTTCGTGGCCCTGTCCTTCTACAAGATGTTCGGCTACCCGACCGGTGTGGGCGCTCTCATCGCCCGCCGCAAGGCGCTGCTCAAGCTGCATCGGCCCTGGTTCGCCGGGGGGACCATCGAGGTGGCCTCGGTGCAAGCCGACCGCTTCGCTCCCGCCGCCGGCGCCGCCGCCTTCGAGGACGGCACGCTGGACTATGCAAACCTGCCGGCGGTAGAGATCGGCCTCGATTTCATCGACACCATCGGACTGCCGGCCATCCACCAGCGTGTGAGCTGTTTGACGGCCTGGCTGCTGCAGCAACTGAGCAGCCTGCGCCACGCCGAGGGAAGCCCCGCCGCCGTCGTCTACGGCCCCACCGAAATGATCCGTCGAGGGGGGACTGTGGCCTTCAACTTCCTCGATCGCCGGGGACGCATCATCGACCACAAGATCGTCGAGGAGCAAGCCTCACAATCCCGTATTTCCCTGCGCACCGGCTGCTTCTGCAATCCCGGCGCGGGAGAGATGGCGCTGGGACTGTCGCGGGGAGAGATCGAGTCCTGTTTCAGCGACTCCTCCAGCGGCATGACCTATGAAGGCTTCCGGGGCTGCATTTCCTCCAAGGGATCGGGAGCGGTGCGCGTGTCCCTCGGTCTGGCCAGCAATTTCCGCGACGTCCATGCCTTCCTCAAGTTCGCTTCTGCCGTAAGGACCGGGGCCTCTGAAGCTTCCGGCGCTTATTTTCCACAAGATTCTTGACAGCATCCCCCCTATTGCCTTATGATCCCAAACATCATTTAGTCCACTCGCTAAGGAAGTTTTGGCAACAGCTTATGCCAAGTAGAATTTGGGATGCGGTAAAGCCACACATGCCATCTATGGCACATGGGCTTCATCTTTCCTTGTAATGAGCCATCAAGCCTTGTCAATAAGGGCTTGAGACGCTGGCTTGCCCCCTCAGGGGTCGCCGGGCCTTTTCTGAAGAGACCCGAGCTGAGGCGGTAGAACCAGCCTGCTTGATTCTGTCTGCGCTGCCAAACTCGCCCAGCCTTCGGCCAAGCTTGGCCGCTTCCCTGCGGGTCGGGACCATGACTGTAACCTCTCACTGCAATCCCAAACCGGGGGAGATTGGAATGCAACTCTTTACTAAGTCGAGAAAAAAAAGAAGGCAGGCATCAAGCGATGTCGGCGCGCATGCCAGGAGGATGTTCGTGACCTGGCTGGTGGCCACCCTTTGCCTGGGACTGGGCGTGATCGGACTGGCTTCGGTGCTGGACGACTTCGGCCCTCCGCCGCCGGGAGACCCTTCAGCCTTCACGGGGCCTTTGATCGGCCTTCAGTGGGCCGTCGACTTCCTGGCTGGTCTGCCTGACGCCAACCTGGGGGCCTTCGAGGGCGGCAACACGGGAACCGCCGAAGATCCGGGCGAGAATAATTTCCTGTCTGAGAACGAGGTCGACTCCGGCCGCCAGTTCGACATCCCGACAGGAGGACCGCTGAGTCCTCTCTTCGGAGCCGGGGAATTCGAGCAGAAGATGTTGCGCTTCGAGGAATTCGGA from Acidobacteriota bacterium encodes the following:
- a CDS encoding aminotransferase class V-fold PLP-dependent enzyme, with the protein product MSAFEQQPVSRELPDRLRYGEAFRTFLKCNPDYRETVELDRWRSREFARLDRQGHVYLDYTGGGLYGQSQLRRHFDFLSEKVLGNPHSSNPTSAQTTQWVESARSRVGRFFNADPDEYVVIFTANASHALKLVGESYPFRPGDRFLLTFDNHNSVNGIREFDRAHGAETTYVAVLPPEMRADEQMLLKELDALADRPGANGLFAYPAQSNFSGVQHPLEWVEQAQSRGWDVLLDAAAFIPTNRLDLSRFHPDFVALSFYKMFGYPTGVGALIARRKALLKLHRPWFAGGTIEVASVQADRFAPAAGAAAFEDGTLDYANLPAVEIGLDFIDTIGLPAIHQRVSCLTAWLLQQLSSLRHAEGSPAAVVYGPTEMIRRGGTVAFNFLDRRGRIIDHKIVEEQASQSRISLRTGCFCNPGAGEMALGLSRGEIESCFSDSSSGMTYEGFRGCISSKGSGAVRVSLGLASNFRDVHAFLKFASAVRTGASEASGAYFPQDS